A region from the Rufibacter sp. DG15C genome encodes:
- a CDS encoding T9SS type A sorting domain-containing protein, giving the protein MKLKPTFTSVFLGLLALGGLSSSLAMAQKKKKATAQEKTSVHMFKEHNGKLVEVDTLETLTPEQLAKHKRFSEVYTKNPEAFKHMMIRPSTLEAGKALRGQMWLSEDSTKERTVKLKIVKKEGEQYFALDTTLVIPAGVSQRTAVKNLNLDSRSMKSLGAKPIASTGMEGAGIFDKVRVLPLHGNDSLRTLLFKSISSDSVLKLADGQVLVRGKSIEKWVTSLDEKGVPQKGHTFYLRKSLSGDSLLHGRIMLHADSLLQMHGDSAFRLRDFSVFKDSTGGVRVFRIKTNGAEKEGARFQGFSPGDGERHQIIILRSTKEEGSKKRLKAKSSKESKTGNDLKVTLYPNPSSGRFTVSFQIDKKSETKLRVVDSTGRTVLEEDAGMQKGMFTRELDLSRFGRGVYILQILSGKNVRSERVVVQ; this is encoded by the coding sequence ATGAAACTGAAACCAACCTTCACCTCTGTCTTCCTGGGCCTACTGGCCTTAGGAGGGCTTTCAAGCTCCTTGGCCATGGCTCAAAAGAAAAAGAAGGCCACAGCCCAGGAAAAAACCAGTGTGCACATGTTCAAAGAGCATAATGGCAAATTGGTAGAAGTAGACACGCTGGAAACCTTAACCCCAGAACAACTGGCCAAGCACAAACGCTTTTCTGAGGTATATACCAAGAATCCAGAAGCCTTTAAGCACATGATGATAAGGCCGTCAACACTAGAAGCCGGAAAGGCATTGCGGGGACAAATGTGGCTTTCAGAAGACTCAACCAAGGAGCGAACCGTTAAGCTTAAGATCGTCAAGAAGGAAGGGGAGCAGTACTTTGCCTTGGACACTACCTTGGTAATTCCGGCAGGAGTCTCTCAAAGAACAGCAGTGAAGAATTTGAACCTAGACAGCCGGTCCATGAAATCCTTGGGGGCTAAACCGATTGCATCTACAGGCATGGAAGGAGCAGGAATATTTGATAAAGTACGAGTGCTTCCGCTGCATGGGAATGACTCCTTGCGCACGCTTCTATTTAAATCAATTTCCTCAGATTCTGTCTTAAAATTAGCAGATGGGCAGGTGCTAGTAAGAGGTAAATCTATTGAAAAATGGGTGACCAGTCTAGATGAAAAGGGAGTTCCTCAAAAAGGACACACTTTTTATTTAAGAAAGTCGCTATCCGGCGATTCTTTACTACATGGTAGAATAATGCTGCACGCCGATAGCCTTCTTCAGATGCATGGAGACTCCGCTTTTAGGCTTAGGGACTTCTCCGTTTTTAAGGATTCAACTGGTGGTGTCAGGGTTTTCAGGATAAAAACCAATGGCGCAGAAAAGGAGGGAGCCAGATTCCAAGGATTTAGTCCTGGGGATGGGGAAAGGCATCAAATCATTATCCTGAGGTCCACCAAGGAAGAAGGCAGCAAAAAAAGATTGAAAGCAAAAAGCTCTAAAGAGTCAAAGACTGGGAATGACCTCAAAGTTACCTTGTATCCCAACCCCTCTAGTGGCCGGTTCACCGTTTCCTTTCAAATAGACAAGAAATCTGAGACCAAACTACGCGTGGTGGACAGCACTGGTAGAACAGTTTTGGAAGAAGATGCAGGCATGCAAAAAGGAATGTTTACCCGAGAGCTGGATCTGAGTAGGTTTGGCAGAGGCGTCTACATTCTTCAGATTCTAAGCGGCAAGAACGTTCGCTCAGAAAGAGTAGTGGTACAATAG
- a CDS encoding M1 family aminopeptidase — MHPSFKTIELVLFMFCWTSAQVIGQTKPLEEHSCAAARIKTTTVLLADGITSANHNFLMSQYDVHWYKLDLGLERNALDVSGQVTITATALVPLSKFAFELHPNLLVSSLKVNGVETSVQRQAGEAVAELGTALPKDAKFTVLITYGGRAPSGASAAIGNGLNTGIAQPWGSQVTWSLSEPFAAYEWFPVKQLLADKADSVTVWVTTDVTNKVGSNGLLQKVSPMPNQKHRYEWKSNYPIAYYLISVAVSDYQEYSFSVNLPGVPQPLLVQNYLYNPPTVLNSFKFQIDQTGPLLQTFSDLFGTYPFAKEKYGHSMAPIGGGMEHQTMTTQSTFTFTLTAHELAHQWWGDEVTCQDWSHIWLNEGFASYSEYLALQKLIPSDAKGWLNNAHQSAVNAPQGSVFVKDSTNVNRIFNSALSYKKGAFVLHMLRKAVKQDAVFFQILKEYRQEYKYKVADTRDFQRVAERVSGQNLQTFFDQWVYGEGVPIFDISWAQEGKDVVYKVAQSGSSPATAFFKTDVEYLISTDVTDTLVTFSQNKPTEIFKFKVRGAIQTIQVDPNQWLLDVFRSNQKDVNLLSELASNLVVYPNPTTGRLFLTEADGSWEEAVIIDVLGRNLRKVEISQGVIEVAGLRAGSYLLRLKKGDSYSFVRFVKI, encoded by the coding sequence ATGCATCCTTCTTTTAAAACCATTGAGTTGGTCCTTTTCATGTTTTGTTGGACTAGTGCCCAGGTCATTGGCCAGACAAAGCCATTGGAAGAACATTCTTGTGCCGCAGCTCGCATTAAAACAACCACTGTGCTGTTGGCAGATGGTATTACGTCTGCAAACCACAATTTTTTGATGAGCCAATATGACGTGCACTGGTATAAACTGGATTTGGGATTGGAGCGCAATGCCCTAGATGTAAGCGGGCAGGTAACCATCACTGCTACGGCCTTGGTGCCGCTGTCTAAGTTTGCGTTTGAGTTGCATCCAAATTTATTGGTTTCAAGTCTAAAAGTGAATGGAGTAGAAACATCTGTGCAACGGCAAGCAGGCGAGGCCGTGGCCGAACTGGGAACCGCCTTGCCGAAAGACGCAAAATTCACCGTCCTAATCACATACGGTGGGAGAGCCCCCTCAGGAGCCAGCGCCGCCATTGGCAACGGTTTGAACACTGGCATAGCCCAACCTTGGGGAAGTCAGGTGACCTGGTCCTTGAGTGAGCCTTTTGCCGCATATGAGTGGTTCCCGGTAAAGCAGCTTTTGGCAGACAAAGCAGATTCTGTGACTGTTTGGGTGACCACAGACGTGACTAACAAAGTAGGTTCAAACGGTTTATTGCAAAAGGTATCGCCAATGCCCAATCAAAAACACCGCTATGAGTGGAAATCTAACTACCCAATTGCCTACTACTTGATTTCGGTGGCGGTGTCTGACTATCAGGAGTATTCATTCTCTGTCAATTTGCCTGGGGTGCCTCAACCACTCTTGGTACAAAATTACCTATACAACCCACCTACTGTTTTAAACAGTTTTAAATTCCAGATTGACCAGACAGGGCCATTGTTACAGACGTTTTCTGACCTGTTTGGCACCTATCCATTTGCCAAAGAAAAGTATGGACACAGCATGGCGCCCATTGGCGGTGGTATGGAGCATCAAACCATGACCACGCAGTCCACTTTCACTTTCACCTTGACGGCTCATGAATTGGCGCACCAATGGTGGGGAGATGAGGTGACATGTCAAGACTGGAGCCACATCTGGCTCAACGAAGGCTTTGCCTCTTACTCTGAATACTTAGCCTTACAGAAACTAATCCCCTCAGATGCGAAAGGATGGCTCAACAATGCCCACCAAAGTGCTGTGAATGCACCACAAGGGTCTGTGTTTGTGAAAGACAGTACCAACGTGAATCGTATTTTCAACTCGGCGCTGTCTTACAAAAAAGGCGCCTTTGTCTTGCACATGCTACGGAAGGCAGTCAAGCAAGACGCCGTATTTTTTCAAATACTAAAAGAATACAGACAAGAATATAAATATAAAGTAGCTGACACCAGAGACTTCCAGCGGGTAGCGGAAAGGGTAAGCGGGCAGAATCTGCAAACCTTTTTTGACCAATGGGTATACGGCGAAGGGGTTCCCATTTTTGATATCTCTTGGGCGCAGGAAGGCAAAGACGTGGTATATAAAGTAGCGCAATCTGGTTCCAGCCCCGCCACAGCCTTCTTTAAAACAGATGTAGAGTATCTGATTTCTACAGATGTCACAGATACCTTGGTTACTTTTTCCCAAAATAAGCCAACGGAGATTTTTAAATTCAAAGTGCGGGGAGCCATTCAAACTATCCAGGTAGATCCAAATCAGTGGCTGTTGGACGTGTTTCGATCCAATCAAAAGGACGTAAACCTGTTGTCTGAATTGGCTTCTAACTTAGTGGTATACCCAAATCCTACCACTGGAAGGCTTTTCTTAACAGAGGCAGATGGTAGTTGGGAGGAGGCGGTTATTATAGATGTGCTGGGAAGGAATTTGCGGAAAGTAGAAATTAGTCAAGGAGTTATTGAGGTGGCAGGACTGCGCGCAGGCTCCTATTTACTTAGGTTAAAAAAGGGAGATTCGTATAGCTTTGTCAGGTTCGTAAAAATTTAG
- a CDS encoding DUF2147 domain-containing protein: MKKFFLLGLFLCLATLGWSQKSTGQKNSPIGIWTNEEKEARFEIYQCGDRLCGKIIWLKEPNRDGKPKVDQFNPDPKLQKRPVMGLVFLKGFEYDEDGKWDDGTIYDPKSGKTYSSYMKILGKDKLEVKGYIGISLIGRSQTWTRVQ; encoded by the coding sequence ATGAAAAAGTTCTTTTTACTTGGGCTCTTCCTTTGTCTTGCAACGCTAGGATGGTCACAAAAAAGCACCGGCCAGAAAAATTCGCCAATTGGCATTTGGACCAATGAAGAGAAAGAGGCTCGCTTTGAAATCTACCAATGCGGAGACAGACTTTGCGGTAAAATTATTTGGTTGAAAGAACCTAACAGAGATGGCAAGCCAAAGGTGGACCAGTTCAACCCAGATCCTAAATTGCAGAAGCGCCCCGTGATGGGTCTTGTGTTCTTGAAAGGCTTTGAGTATGATGAAGACGGCAAATGGGATGATGGCACCATCTATGATCCTAAGTCAGGGAAAACCTATTCTTCTTACATGAAGATTCTTGGCAAAGACAAGCTAGAAGTGAAAGGCTATATTGGCATCTCTTTGATTGGCAGATCCCAAACCTGGACCCGCGTTCAATAA
- a CDS encoding response regulator transcription factor: MNPSVATRLLLVEDDPNFGMVLKDYLELHDYDVTLCTDGLQGYHAFQKESFDACILDVMMPVKDGFSLATDIKKENAQMPVIFLTAKAMKADMLEGFKIGADDYITKPFDSEILLCKIKAILQRKQASGTNSGKQTLTEYQIGRYQFNAKTRLIIDGAQTQKLSPKEAELLLLLCQHMNDVLPREVALSKIWGEDNYFTARSMDVFITKLRKYFKGDASVEIVNVHGNGFRLLAPVTQGTI, from the coding sequence ATGAATCCATCGGTTGCCACCCGCCTTTTATTGGTAGAAGATGATCCCAATTTCGGGATGGTTTTAAAAGACTATCTAGAATTGCATGACTATGACGTGACCTTGTGCACAGATGGCTTGCAAGGGTACCATGCGTTCCAAAAAGAATCTTTTGATGCCTGTATTCTGGATGTAATGATGCCGGTAAAAGACGGCTTCTCTCTGGCCACCGACATTAAAAAAGAAAACGCCCAGATGCCTGTCATCTTTTTAACGGCCAAAGCCATGAAGGCAGACATGCTAGAAGGCTTTAAGATTGGCGCAGATGATTACATCACCAAACCCTTTGACTCAGAAATCCTGCTGTGCAAGATAAAAGCCATTTTGCAGCGCAAGCAGGCCTCTGGCACCAATTCTGGCAAGCAAACCCTTACTGAGTACCAAATTGGCCGCTACCAGTTCAACGCCAAAACCAGGCTCATCATAGATGGTGCGCAAACCCAGAAATTATCCCCCAAAGAGGCAGAACTCTTGCTATTGCTGTGCCAGCACATGAATGACGTGTTGCCTCGTGAGGTGGCGTTGAGCAAAATATGGGGAGAGGATAATTACTTCACTGCCCGCAGCATGGACGTGTTCATTACCAAACTCAGAAAATACTTTAAAGGAGACGCCTCAGTAGAAATTGTGAATGTGCACGGCAACGGTTTCAGGCTACTGGCTCCTGTGACGCAGGGAACAATTTAA
- a CDS encoding C40 family peptidase: MKKIWIGFGIALLVILLVKVFTGESGDKTALITRTSKDGRDKAFHKDSAAHAPSDSRASLDVLEGNYANKADSIVAFALQRYGVEYNYGGATEEGFDCSGFTTYVYKKFGVDIPHGSSLQAKEGVSVPLDQARKGDLLIFTGTNVEDRTPGHVGIVMSGPEKKIQFVHSSSNGGVKVSEVKGTLYEKRFLDVRRLL, translated from the coding sequence ATGAAAAAAATATGGATTGGGTTTGGAATAGCCCTCTTAGTAATACTTCTAGTGAAAGTATTTACCGGCGAATCTGGAGATAAAACCGCACTCATTACGCGTACCAGCAAAGATGGACGAGACAAGGCATTTCATAAGGACTCGGCGGCGCATGCACCCTCAGACAGCCGGGCGTCATTGGACGTGTTGGAGGGAAACTACGCTAACAAAGCCGACAGCATTGTAGCCTTTGCCCTGCAGCGCTATGGGGTAGAATACAATTATGGCGGTGCCACGGAGGAAGGATTTGACTGCTCTGGATTCACCACCTATGTATACAAGAAATTTGGGGTAGACATTCCGCATGGATCTAGTTTGCAAGCCAAAGAAGGCGTCTCAGTACCTTTAGACCAGGCCCGCAAAGGAGACTTGCTTATTTTTACCGGTACCAACGTAGAAGACCGGACGCCAGGCCATGTGGGCATAGTTATGTCTGGCCCCGAAAAAAAGATTCAGTTTGTCCACTCCTCTTCTAACGGCGGCGTGAAGGTAAGCGAGGTAAAAGGTACACTTTATGAGAAACGCTTCTTAGACGTGAGGAGGCTGTTATAA
- a CDS encoding cytochrome c oxidase subunit 3, translating into MRSENQNKIGAGKSSRFEKIERIPPLKMLLYMSMAGMGILFLVVIFLFLHRVWSMPFSYSYHLPKLFSLSTVLLLCSGFFIHYVPMFYKQDNLHQLKRNMRWGLVLGILFTLSQVVAWYEMTKSGIYFSGQAIGTYLYLLSAMHLLHLGGGLTFLSVLYLKVNRAAIDPIRHLVFIRDPFRRMQLEILRTYWHFLDLLWLVLYFVFVFAL; encoded by the coding sequence ATGAGATCTGAGAACCAAAATAAGATAGGAGCAGGCAAGTCTTCCAGGTTTGAGAAGATTGAACGAATACCGCCACTCAAGATGCTTTTGTACATGAGCATGGCCGGCATGGGCATTCTGTTCCTAGTGGTCATCTTCCTGTTTTTGCACAGAGTCTGGTCCATGCCTTTCTCCTATAGCTACCACCTCCCCAAACTCTTCTCGCTTAGCACTGTCTTACTCCTTTGTAGTGGCTTTTTCATCCATTACGTGCCCATGTTTTACAAGCAGGACAACCTGCATCAGTTAAAACGCAACATGCGCTGGGGATTAGTGCTGGGAATTCTGTTTACCCTGTCACAGGTGGTGGCTTGGTACGAGATGACCAAAAGCGGTATTTATTTCTCTGGTCAGGCAATTGGCACCTACTTGTACCTGTTATCTGCCATGCACTTGCTGCATTTGGGCGGTGGTTTGACCTTTCTCTCAGTACTATACCTAAAAGTGAACAGAGCCGCCATAGACCCCATCCGGCATTTGGTGTTCATCCGGGACCCTTTCCGGCGCATGCAACTAGAGATTTTGCGCACTTACTGGCATTTTCTGGATCTGCTATGGCTAGTGTTATACTTTGTGTTCGTTTTTGCCCTATAA
- a CDS encoding sensor histidine kinase KdpD → MRKKTLVLVIALMSVSLLGLIAFQVYWIHHGLRLEAEVFDRNVQDALLQVANKLETQEKIQFLKEEAPQIRKAVLEPSQTEKPLVPTTEKRTSQKHQVPKPISTSPFSQNATTYVVSEVNNSIQTPVPFTQSVNVSAGTYITSIDHPIVRASATNGKSTAQNFTHTGPRGGGRNHLILRPSKIDSANLNFAHIFGNTKADSVIVWKVLGAQARKADSLLAKSHNRSFFKLRTDSVALLRLANDSTIRRRDFDIYRGIPTKDIRAVHVKDKVINIYTDTLRILPQGTKIAFGMPYDSVKKKAYRTNVYESAPPTPVYIKWKDESQAAPKQEQQRIVTAQLTQKAKQQAATVKAEKGLEKVIQQMAVEYVRKEKPLQERLQQLQLKELLASELKARHILTPYHLKLIQTDNNTSVPGVLLTSSTLPANTRLAEGQQYKVRLFPNDVLSAPSFLTLEFPNRYAYVWQSMLLPTSISVLFTLVMVLTFAFTLYTILRQKKLSEIKNDFINNMTHEFKTPIATISLALDALVNPKVRKDESKIDYYARIIKDENKRMHHQVEKVLQTAQMERNDLQLALEETDVHALIQKAIEPFQLHIAQRQGQLDLKLEADQPIIQADPEHLCNMIANLLDNANKYSPEAPKIVIQTASVANGVHIMIEDKGLGMSREAQQRVFDKFYRVPTGNVHNMKGFGLGLSYVKTMVEAHAGNIHVRSELGAGSKFTLWLPRRVHSQPNRVNIF, encoded by the coding sequence ATGAGAAAGAAAACACTGGTTTTGGTCATTGCCTTGATGAGCGTCTCCCTGCTGGGTTTGATTGCGTTTCAAGTGTATTGGATCCACCATGGCCTGCGCCTGGAGGCTGAGGTTTTTGACCGAAACGTACAGGATGCCTTGTTACAGGTGGCCAATAAACTAGAGACCCAGGAAAAGATCCAGTTCTTAAAGGAAGAGGCGCCTCAGATTAGAAAAGCAGTTTTAGAGCCTAGCCAAACAGAGAAACCCCTAGTCCCTACAACTGAAAAAAGGACTTCCCAGAAACATCAGGTACCTAAACCAATTTCCACTTCCCCTTTTTCCCAGAACGCGACTACTTACGTGGTCAGTGAAGTCAATAATAGTATTCAAACCCCTGTCCCTTTTACTCAGTCTGTAAACGTTTCTGCCGGCACCTACATCACGTCCATAGACCATCCAATAGTAAGGGCCTCAGCCACTAATGGCAAATCAACAGCTCAGAATTTTACCCACACGGGTCCCCGAGGTGGAGGAAGAAACCATTTGATTTTAAGGCCCAGCAAGATAGACAGCGCTAACCTGAATTTTGCCCATATCTTTGGCAACACCAAGGCAGATTCTGTCATTGTCTGGAAAGTCTTAGGCGCCCAAGCCAGAAAAGCCGACTCACTTTTAGCCAAAAGCCATAATCGGTCTTTCTTTAAATTAAGGACAGATTCAGTCGCGCTGCTGAGATTGGCCAATGACTCTACTATCCGGCGGAGGGACTTTGACATTTACCGCGGTATCCCGACCAAAGACATCAGGGCGGTCCATGTAAAAGACAAAGTCATAAACATATACACAGACACCCTCCGTATTTTGCCGCAAGGCACCAAAATAGCATTTGGTATGCCCTATGATTCTGTCAAGAAGAAGGCTTATAGGACAAATGTATATGAAAGTGCGCCTCCAACTCCAGTTTATATTAAGTGGAAAGATGAAAGCCAGGCTGCGCCAAAGCAGGAGCAACAACGAATAGTCACTGCTCAATTAACCCAAAAGGCCAAACAGCAGGCTGCCACTGTCAAAGCAGAAAAGGGACTAGAAAAAGTGATACAGCAGATGGCGGTAGAGTATGTGCGCAAAGAGAAGCCCTTACAAGAACGCTTGCAACAGTTACAGCTGAAAGAGCTGTTAGCCAGTGAACTAAAGGCCCGTCATATTTTAACGCCTTACCATCTTAAACTGATACAAACCGACAACAACACCTCGGTGCCCGGTGTATTGTTAACCTCATCCACCCTACCGGCAAACACTAGATTGGCAGAGGGTCAACAGTACAAAGTGCGCCTTTTCCCGAACGATGTTTTATCTGCGCCCAGCTTTCTTACTCTTGAGTTCCCCAACAGATACGCCTATGTGTGGCAAAGCATGTTGTTGCCTACCTCCATCTCGGTGCTGTTCACGTTGGTCATGGTGCTCACGTTTGCCTTCACGCTGTATACAATCCTGAGGCAGAAGAAACTCTCAGAAATCAAGAACGACTTCATCAACAACATGACTCATGAGTTCAAGACCCCCATTGCCACCATCTCCTTGGCCTTGGACGCGCTGGTGAACCCTAAAGTGCGCAAAGACGAATCCAAGATTGATTACTATGCGCGCATCATCAAAGATGAGAACAAACGCATGCACCACCAGGTAGAGAAAGTACTACAGACCGCGCAAATGGAGCGCAATGACCTACAATTGGCCTTAGAGGAAACCGATGTGCATGCCCTTATCCAAAAAGCCATTGAGCCGTTCCAGTTGCACATAGCCCAGCGCCAAGGCCAACTGGATTTAAAGCTGGAGGCAGATCAGCCCATTATTCAGGCTGACCCAGAGCATTTATGCAACATGATTGCTAATCTGCTGGACAATGCCAATAAGTATTCTCCTGAGGCTCCAAAGATTGTAATCCAGACGGCCTCTGTGGCCAATGGCGTCCATATCATGATAGAGGACAAGGGATTAGGCATGTCTCGGGAGGCCCAACAGCGGGTTTTTGATAAGTTTTACCGCGTGCCTACCGGAAACGTGCACAATATGAAAGGGTTTGGTTTGGGCTTAAGCTATGTAAAAACCATGGTAGAGGCCCACGCCGGTAACATCCATGTGCGCAGCGAGCTTGGCGCGGGGAGTAAGTTTACCCTATGGCTACCCAGACGTGTCCATTCCCAGCCAAACAGAGTCAACATCTTCTAA
- a CDS encoding M61 family metallopeptidase, producing MIRKSLSWCFCLLVLVALAFTSSQAFAAPTISYQVSMPEPHTHYFEVEMRLSGFKNKNLDLKMPTWAPGSYLIREFSKNVEAFEALSGGSKIPATKINKNTWRIANKGKDLTVRYKVYAFEVSVRTSFVDASHGYINGTSVFMYPEGHKDLGSTVTIVPFKGWTKVSTGLSSVAGKEFTYQAPDYDVLADSPFEIGNHEIFTFETNGVPHEVAMYGDANYDPKRLMADMKKVTEEAVKVFGELPVKRYVFIVQNLHNGGGGLEHLNSTTLQATRTTYGTERGYKGFLNLVAHEYFHLWNVKRLRPIALGPFNYDAENYTNMLWVSEGFTSYYADLLVKRSGFTADEEFLDDMASGITSAENSPGNKAMSAAESSFNAWIKQYRPDENSYNTFLSYYSKGAILGMLLDLEIRKATNGSKGLDEAMDALYDEYYKKKKRGYTDKEFQEGMEKFAGHSLDSFFQKYAYGVETPDYNAYFATVGVELVDVNKGTNNPLLGAGISMASGKPVVTSVTRNGSAWQGGLNVQDEIIGMNGYRVTDDLNKSIPAYEVGDVIELVISRSGQLMILPIKLLKNETVKYEAKILPYATDSQKKQLRAWLDAKK from the coding sequence ATGATAAGAAAATCATTGAGCTGGTGTTTCTGCCTACTAGTACTGGTAGCGTTGGCGTTCACCTCTTCCCAGGCTTTTGCCGCACCCACTATCTCGTACCAGGTCTCAATGCCAGAGCCCCACACGCACTACTTTGAAGTAGAAATGCGCCTCTCTGGCTTTAAGAACAAAAACCTGGATTTAAAAATGCCCACTTGGGCACCGGGTTCTTACCTCATCAGGGAATTCTCTAAGAACGTAGAGGCATTTGAGGCTCTTTCTGGAGGCTCAAAAATACCTGCCACCAAGATCAACAAGAACACCTGGCGCATTGCCAATAAAGGCAAGGACCTAACCGTGCGCTACAAAGTGTACGCCTTTGAGGTAAGCGTGCGCACCAGTTTTGTGGATGCCAGCCATGGTTACATCAATGGTACCAGTGTCTTTATGTACCCAGAAGGCCATAAAGATCTGGGCTCAACCGTGACCATTGTCCCCTTCAAGGGGTGGACCAAAGTGTCTACCGGTTTATCCTCAGTGGCAGGGAAGGAGTTTACCTATCAGGCCCCAGATTATGACGTGCTGGCTGACTCCCCGTTTGAGATTGGCAACCATGAAATTTTTACGTTTGAGACCAACGGCGTGCCGCATGAAGTAGCCATGTACGGGGACGCCAACTATGACCCCAAGCGCCTGATGGCTGACATGAAAAAGGTCACAGAGGAAGCGGTGAAAGTCTTCGGGGAATTGCCCGTGAAGCGCTACGTCTTCATCGTCCAGAATTTGCACAATGGCGGCGGTGGATTGGAGCACTTGAACTCCACCACCTTGCAGGCAACCCGCACCACATACGGCACCGAGCGGGGATACAAAGGTTTCCTGAACCTAGTTGCGCATGAGTATTTCCACTTATGGAATGTGAAGCGTTTGCGCCCAATTGCTTTGGGGCCGTTTAACTATGACGCTGAAAACTATACCAACATGCTGTGGGTATCTGAAGGGTTTACCAGCTATTACGCTGACCTTTTGGTGAAGCGCAGCGGTTTTACAGCAGATGAAGAGTTTTTGGATGACATGGCCTCTGGTATCACCAGCGCAGAGAACTCCCCAGGCAACAAAGCCATGTCGGCAGCAGAGTCCAGCTTTAACGCCTGGATTAAGCAATACCGCCCAGATGAGAACTCTTACAACACCTTCTTGTCTTACTACAGCAAAGGAGCCATTTTAGGCATGCTGTTGGACCTTGAAATAAGAAAGGCTACCAATGGGTCCAAAGGATTGGATGAGGCCATGGACGCCTTGTATGATGAGTATTACAAGAAAAAGAAGAGAGGCTACACAGACAAAGAATTCCAGGAAGGCATGGAAAAATTTGCCGGCCATTCCCTAGACAGCTTCTTCCAGAAATACGCCTACGGGGTGGAGACTCCTGACTACAATGCCTACTTTGCAACGGTTGGGGTAGAACTGGTGGACGTGAACAAGGGAACCAATAACCCGTTGTTAGGCGCCGGCATCTCAATGGCCAGTGGCAAACCGGTGGTGACCAGTGTTACCCGTAACGGAAGCGCCTGGCAAGGGGGCTTGAACGTTCAAGATGAGATCATAGGGATGAACGGCTACCGCGTGACAGATGACCTCAACAAATCCATTCCGGCATATGAGGTAGGTGACGTGATTGAGTTGGTGATCAGCCGCTCAGGTCAGTTAATGATTCTCCCTATTAAACTCCTGAAAAACGAGACGGTGAAATACGAAGCCAAAATTCTTCCTTACGCCACTGATTCTCAGAAAAAACAGCTGAGAGCCTGGTTGGACGCCAAGAAATAA
- a CDS encoding alpha/beta fold hydrolase, with product MNALLRNNVTVKGNGQQAILFAHGYGCDQNMWRYITPAFEQEYKVVLFDHVGFGSADTSKYTVDRYSSLQSYAVDVLEICEELELTKVIFVGHSVSAMIGVLASILDPERFSKLVLIGPSPRYINDEDYVGGFSQEDINGLLDTLESDYLSWSQALAPVIMGNADRPELGQELTASFCKSNETVAKDFARITFLSDNRDDLKNLAVEALILQCSEDVIAPLPVGTYMHQQMPKSQLKILKATGHCPNLSAPEETIEAIKEFI from the coding sequence ATGAATGCTCTCCTAAGAAACAACGTCACCGTAAAAGGCAATGGCCAGCAGGCAATTTTGTTTGCCCACGGGTACGGCTGTGACCAAAATATGTGGCGCTATATCACGCCGGCCTTTGAGCAAGAATACAAAGTCGTCTTGTTTGACCATGTAGGTTTCGGGTCAGCGGACACAAGCAAATATACCGTTGACCGGTATTCCTCCTTGCAGTCTTACGCCGTAGACGTGCTGGAAATCTGCGAAGAGCTAGAGCTCACCAAGGTCATCTTTGTAGGCCATTCGGTGAGTGCCATGATTGGGGTATTGGCTTCCATTCTAGACCCTGAACGATTTTCCAAACTGGTGTTGATCGGCCCATCGCCTAGGTATATCAATGACGAGGATTATGTGGGCGGCTTTTCACAAGAAGACATCAATGGCTTGCTTGACACATTAGAAAGCGATTATCTGAGCTGGTCGCAGGCATTGGCACCCGTGATTATGGGCAACGCAGACCGTCCAGAACTTGGCCAGGAGTTGACGGCGTCTTTCTGCAAAAGCAATGAAACCGTGGCCAAGGATTTTGCGCGCATCACGTTCCTTTCAGATAACAGAGACGATTTAAAGAATCTGGCGGTAGAGGCGTTGATTCTTCAGTGCTCTGAAGATGTGATTGCTCCCTTGCCGGTGGGTACTTATATGCACCAGCAAATGCCTAAGAGCCAGTTAAAGATCTTAAAAGCTACCGGCCACTGCCCCAACCTGAGCGCCCCAGAAGAAACCATTGAGGCTATCAAGGAATTTATTTAG